GCGCCGCCACGGGCGCCGTGACGCTCGTCGCACTGGGACTCATCCCGCTCGCCGCCGCCCGGGGCCTGTGGACGCGCCGTTCCTGGAGCCGCGGTCCGGCCGTGATCACCCAGATCCTGGCCCTGCCGGTCGCCTGGCAGCTGCTGCAGGCGAACAGCGTGATGATCCCCGCCGGCATCGTCCTCGGAGTCCTGGCCGTCGCCGGGCTCGTCCTCCTGGTGAACCCGGCCACGACCGAGGCGCTCGGGATCCGGCGCCCCGGTCAGGAGAGCTGACGAGGACTACTCCTCCACCAGGAGCTTCTCCCGCAGCTGCGCGAGCGTCCGGGCGAGCAGTCTGGAGACGTGCATCTGCGAGATGCCGACCTCCTGCGCGATCTGCGACTGGGTCATGTTCCCGAAGAAGCGAAGCAGCAGGATCCGCTTCTCCCGGGGCGGCAGGTCCTCCAGCAGCGGCTTGAGGGACTCGCGGTACTCGACCCCCTCCAGGGCCTCGTCCTCCGCGCCGAGGGTGTCCGCCACGGCGGGCGACTCGTCGTCCGTGTCGGGGACGTCCAGGGAGAGCGTCGAGTAGGCGTTCGCCGACTCCAGGCCCTCCAGGACCTCCTCCTCCGAGATCCCGAGCCGCTCGGCCAGCTCGTGCACGGTCGGCGAGCGGCCGTGCTGCTGGGAGAGCTCCGCCGTCGCCGTGGTCAGCGAGAGCCGCAGCTCCTGGAGCCGGCGAGGCACCCGGACCGCCCAGCCCTTGTCCCGGAAGTGGCGCTTGATCTCGCCGACGACCGTGGGGGTCGCGTACGTCGAGAACTCGACGCCGCGCTCAGGGTCGAACCGGTCCACCGACTTGATCAGGCCGATGGTCGCGACCTGCGTCAGGTCGTCCAGCGGCTCGCCGCGGTTGCGGAAGCGCCGGGCCAGGTGCTCGACCAGCGGCAGGTGCATCCGCACCAGCTGGTTGCGCAGCTCGGCCTTCTCCGGGGAACCCTCGGGCAGCTCACGCAGTGTGATGAAGAGCGCGCGGGCGCCGCTCCGGTCGTGCGGGTCCGGGACGGCGGGGACGTCGGGGGCGTCGTCCGGCTCGTCCCCGTCCTCCGCCTTCTCCGTCTCCGCGACCGGTCCCGCGACCGGCTCCGTGGCCGTCCCGGCGACGGCCCCGGTGGCCGTCTCCGCGCTCGCCGCCACGGTGCCGCCCGCCTCGGAGGAGCCCTCCGCACGCGCGGGCCCCCGGGGGGCCTCGGAGACGCCCGGCGTCGTCTCGGGAACCTCGTGGTGCTGCTCGTGCTCGCTCATC
This sequence is a window from Streptomyces sp. NBC_00691. Protein-coding genes within it:
- a CDS encoding RNA polymerase sigma factor SigF; translated protein: MRRGDATAGIPEQQARPYEVATEQADQMSEHEQHHEVPETTPGVSEAPRGPARAEGSSEAGGTVAASAETATGAVAGTATEPVAGPVAETEKAEDGDEPDDAPDVPAVPDPHDRSGARALFITLRELPEGSPEKAELRNQLVRMHLPLVEHLARRFRNRGEPLDDLTQVATIGLIKSVDRFDPERGVEFSTYATPTVVGEIKRHFRDKGWAVRVPRRLQELRLSLTTATAELSQQHGRSPTVHELAERLGISEEEVLEGLESANAYSTLSLDVPDTDDESPAVADTLGAEDEALEGVEYRESLKPLLEDLPPREKRILLLRFFGNMTQSQIAQEVGISQMHVSRLLARTLAQLREKLLVEE